The Nyctibius grandis isolate bNycGra1 chromosome 3, bNycGra1.pri, whole genome shotgun sequence genome window below encodes:
- the FBXL7 gene encoding F-box/LRR-repeat protein 7 isoform X2, with protein sequence MDNDSDLSMRTLSTPSPALIFPPNSPGFQNGRGSSTSSSSVTGETVAMVHSPPPTRLTHPLIRLASKHQKEQANIDRLPDHSMIQIFSFLPTNQLCRCARVCRRWYNLAWDPRLWRTIRLTGETINVDRALKVLTRRLCQDTPNVCLMLETVIVSGCRRLTDRGLYTIAQCCPELRRLEVSGCYNISNEAVFDVVSLCPNLEHLDVSGCSKVTCISLTREASIKLSPLHGKQISIRYLDMTDCFVLEDEGLHTIAAHCTQLTHLYLRRCVRITDEGLRYLMIYCTSIKELSVSDCRFVSDFGMREIAKLESRLRYLSIAHCGRITDVGIRYIAKYCSKLRYLNARGCEGITDHGVEYLAKNCTKLKSLDIGKCPLVSDTGLEFLALNCFNLKRLSLKSCESITGQGLQIVAANCFDLQMLNVQDCDVSVDALRFVKRHCKRCIIEHTNPAFF encoded by the exons ACTCCGACCTGAGCATGCGGACACTCAGCACACCCAGTCCAGCATTAATATTTCCACCGAATTCCCCCGGTTTCCAGAATGGCAGAGGGTCGTCGACATCTTCATCCTCAGTCACTGGGGAAACTGTTGCCATGGTCCACTCGCCACCTCCAACCCGTCTCACTCATCCTCTCATTCGGCTGGCATCCAAGCACCAGAAGGAACAGGCCAACATAGACCGGCTGCCCGACCACTCCATGATCCAGATATTCTCCTTCCTGCCCACCAACCAGCTGTGCCGCTGTGCCCGTGTGTGCCGCCGCTGGTATAACCTTGCCTGGGACCCCCGGCTTTGGAGGACTATTCGCCTGACCGGCGAGACAATCAACGTAGACAGGGCTCTTAAAGTGCTGACCCGGAGGCTTTGTCAGGATACACCCAACGTATGTCTCATGTTGGAGACGGTAATTGTTAGTGGCTGCAGGCGGCTCACAGACAGAGGACTCTACACCATTGCCCAGTGCTGTCCAGAACTGAGGAGGCTGGAGGTGTCTGGCTGTTACAACATCTCCAATGAGGCAGTCTTTGATGTCGTGTCACTGTGCCCAAACCTGGAACACCTGGATGTGTCAG GCTGCTCCAAAGTAACATGCATCAGTTTGACTCGTGAAGCCTCCATCAAGCTCTCTCCCTTACACGGGAAACAAATCTCCATTCGCTACTTGGACATGACAGACTGCTTCGTCCTGGAGGACGAAGGACTGCACACCATTGCCGCTCACTGCACTCAACTGACCCACCTGTACCTGCGCCGCTGTGTCCGCATCACCGACGAGGGTCTCCGCTACCTGATGATTTACTGCACGTCCATTAAGGAACTGAGCGTGAGCGACTGTCGCTTTGTCAGTGACTTTGGCATGCGGGAGATTGCCAAGCTGGAGTCGCGCCTCCGATACCTTAGCATCGCTCACTGCGGCCGCATCACAGACGTGGGCATCCGTTACATAGCCAAATACTGCAGCAAGCTGCGCTACCTCAACGCGCGGGGCTGCGAGGGCATCACGGACCACGGTGTGGAGTACCTCGCCAAAAATTGCACAAAACTCAAATCGCTAGATATTGGCAAGTGCCCTCTGGTCTCAGACACCGGCCTGGAGTTTCTAGCCCTCAACTGCTTCAACCTGAAGCGCCTGAGCCTGAAATCATGTGAGAGCATCACTGGGCAGGGTCTGCAGATTGTAGCTGCCAACTGTTTTGACCT